One genomic segment of Zonotrichia albicollis isolate bZonAlb1 chromosome 34, bZonAlb1.hap1, whole genome shotgun sequence includes these proteins:
- the LOC141726303 gene encoding uncharacterized protein LOC141726303, with protein MGAAPAPHQPTGPDGRAERPPRDPPPGDPRSAGPAPPPPAPPRVSVPVPGGGGGLCPGGRRLRRPRPRARPRPRARPRLCLRACPAPELGHAPAPGPAPEPGPAPEADPEGFCVLEAPESPEPVTPRIRWLSPGPLRVIPGHFGVPRGGRDRLRPPPGLPRPRSRLVLRDLSLTWALHGGRDFGGGHAPHRPRPRSSGPAPPRWRCRGGPGRVQEQLMELYLGKVCLQHEWYPAMPGADFGGPRGGLLARARPPRPAWCCWCRSWSCATAWGGAGAAGAPPFLSRHPRGAPPPQPPTLWLKALRVLPTHPPPPGGVPECCLRVDPDPPAPAHRPGRADFPQGFRRRLPRPPEPPPGTPARPPRGRGPPQAGAAPGARGRARDPPDLLPRVPVHGRCPRVAGLPRQARHHGAGRPGRDPDRAGAAQLLPTAPETALPPPGAAGARPGRVLRGDRVAPGHSVSPTAGACWGGWPRCTPCCASGALSGTCCCCRCRGGVPGG; from the exons ATGG gcgccgcccccgccccccATCAACCAACAGGACCTGACGGACGCGCTGAGAgacccccccgggaccccccccccggggacccccggAGCGCCG gccccgccccgcccccccccgcccccccccgtGTCTCTGTACCTGTtcccgggggagggggggggctcTGCCCGGGGGGGCGGCGCCTCCGGCGACCCCGCCCCCGAGCTCGGCCCCGCCCCCGAGCTCGGCCCCGCCTCTGCCTCCGAGCCTGCCCCGCTCCCGAGCTCGGCCACGCCCCTGCTCCTGGCCCCGcccccgagcccggccccgcccccgagGCCGACCCCGAGGGGTTCTGCGTGCTGGAGGCGCCCGAGAGCCCCGAGCCT GTGACGCCCCGTATCCGCTGGCTGTCCCCCGGGCCCCTCCGGGTCATCCCCGGCCATTTCGGGGTCCCGCGGGGGGGGCGGGACCGGCTGCGCCCccccccggggctgccccgcccCCGCTCCCGCCTGGTGCTGCGCGACCTGAGCCTCACCTGGGCCCTGCACGGGGGGCGGGACTTCGGCGGCGGCCACGCCCcccacag gccccgcccccgcaGCTCAGGCCCCGCCCCCCCGCGGTGGCGCTGCCGGGGGGGCCCCGGGAGGGTCCAGGAGCAGCTGATGGAGCTTTACCTGGGCAAG gtgtgcctGCAGCACGAGTGGTACCCCGCCATGCCCGGGGCGGATTTTGGGGGGCCCCGGggggggctgctggcccgggcGAGACCCCCACGTCCCGCCTGGTGCTGTTGGTGCCGGAGTTGGAGCTGCGCGACCGCCtgggggggggcgggggccgCCGGGGCCCCCCCGTTCCTGAGCCGGCACCCGCGGGGGGC GCcgcccccacagccccccacG CTGTGGCTCAAGGCCCTGCGGGTCCTGCCCACCCACCCGCCCCCCCCCGGGGGGGTCCCCGAGTGCTGCCTCAGGGTTGACCCTGACCCCCCTGCGCCTGCACATCGACCAG GACGCGCTGATTTTCCTCAGGGATTTCGCCGGCGCCTTCCTCGCCCACCTGAGcccccccccgggacccccgcccG cccccccCGGGGTCGGGGACCCCCCCAGGCCGGAGCCGCCCCCGGAGCCCGAGGCAGAGCCAGAGACCCCCCCGATCTACTTCCG cgaGTTCCGGTTCACGGCCGATGTCCCCGTGTGGCTGGATTACCGCGGCAAGCGCGTCACCATGgagcag ggcgCCCTGGCCGGGATCCTGATCGGGCTGGCGCGGCTCAACTGCTCCCAACTGCGCCTGAAACGGCTCTGCCACCGCCAGGG GCTGCTGGGGCTCGGCCGGGTCGTGTCCTACGCGGTGACCGAGTGGCTCCGGGACATTCGGTGTCACCAACTGCCGGGGCTTGCTGGGGGGGGTGGCCCCGGTGCACGCCGTGCTGCGCCTCT GGCGCGCTCTCCgggacctgctgctgctgccgctgcagggggggggtcccgggggggtgA
- the LOC141726304 gene encoding autophagy-related protein 2 homolog A-like, whose protein sequence is MGGGLWGPFAGGDGERDPPPHRGPPPTPFSARRSIYESHELVLPGTPEELGAFVGGALGGAPWSLQVTLPRAHLSLSPPELLQRLYNRINNDLLLWEPAGPAPPAGPAPCGDHAPSEDSAPLEDSTHSEGPASFRPCRSGLGTDSEDDDDDEDDEGRRGSPQDLGDTGETRVTPRDSSGGAILVTVPWGRVTAECPPEGGLPGSRLELELGEGRLCVLPCRGGVRGLSRACADARSLRLLHGPVSAEGAGPGPPPPLLPTLVPWEEPAPPPGTPPRPPRMMALAMGGTLSANGDTKELEVALALEGLMLKHRPDPPGTPWYQQLLSLLALEDEPFWGTRPPRPLTQLHLHLQRCGLDYRWAPQKRGGDPKNGEGDPRNGGGEIPKWGGTPKMGGDPKIGIPKPGGDPKMGGEMGVLGGGETPKLGSQNGGSDTKMGRVLQGGVTPNWGFQNEG, encoded by the exons ATGggggggggtctctggggtcCGTTT gcTGGAGGTGACGGTGAACGCGACCCCCCCCCCCACCGGGGCCCCCCCCCGACCCCGTTCTCCGCCCGGCGCAGCATCTACGAGAGCCACgag ctGGTGCTGCCCGGGACCCCCGAGGAGTTGGGGGCGTTCGTGGGCGGGGCCCTGGGCGGGGCCCCCTGGAGCCTGCAGGTGACGCTGCCCCGAGCACACCTGAGCCTGAGCCCGCCCGAGCTGCTGCAGCGCCTGTAcaacag gATCAACAACGATCTCCTGCTCTGGGAGCCGgctggccccgcccccccggccggccccgccccctgcgGAGACCACGCCCCCTCAGAGGACTCCGCCCCTTTGGAGGACTCCACCCACTCGGAAGGCCCCgcctccttcaggccctgcaggtccgggctgggcacag ACTcagaggatgatgacgatgatgagGACGATGAAGGCCGCAGGGGGTCCCCGCAGGACCTCGGGGACACTGGGGAGACTCGGGTgacacccagggacagcagcgGCGGCGCCATCCTGGTCACCGTGCCCTGGGGCCGCGTCACCGCCGAGTGTCCCCCCGAG ggggGTCTCCCCGGCTCgcggctggagctggagctgggggagGGGCGGCTCTGTGTCCTCCCCTGCCGGGGGGGGGTGCGGGGCCTGTCCCGGGCCTGCGCCGACGCCCGGAGCCTGCGCCTGCTGCACG gcCCGGTGTCcgcggagggggcggggccgggaccGCCCCcccccctgctgcccaccctggtGCCCTGGGAGGAGCCCGCGcccccccccgggacccccccgcgGCCCCCGCGCATGATGGCGCTGGCCATGGGCGGGACATTGAGCGCCAACGGGGACACCAAG gagctggaggtggCGCTGGCCCTGGAGGGGCTGATGCTGAAACACCGACCCgacccccccgggaccccctggTACCAACAG ctgctgtccctgctggccctggaggaCGAGCCGTTTTGGGGTACACGCCCCCCACGCCCCCTGACCCAGCTGCACCTGCACCTGCAGCGCTGCGGCCTCGACTACAggtgggcaccccaaaaacggggcggggaccccaaaaacggggAGGGGGATCCCAGAAATGGGGGAGGGGAAATCCCAAAAtggggggggaccccaaaaatggggggggaccccaaaataggGATCCCAAAACCGGGGGGAGATCCCAAAAtggggggagaaatgggggtCCTGGGAGGGGGGGAGACCCCGAAATTGGGATCCCAAAATGGGGGCTCTGACACCAAAATGGGGAGGGTCCTGCAAGGGGGCGTCACCCCAAATTGGGGATTCCAAAATGAGGGgtga
- the LOC141726325 gene encoding uncharacterized protein LOC141726325 isoform X4: MTGVPGGGDSAAPPEETPRGSPSPSPAGSPRCRRPSPHSSAPPGRGPPFWGGVSAPAGDPGHRHRPPARNGRGPQPRPPAPVGGALQGHAHPAWDHALPFPHLRLSAGGAQLSLSRGAAGGPRGGLLSLARLELQEELPGAEPERIQVLRFPTPPAAGPAPAQPVLRLRWGPPRPRPPRSSAPAQGPAPPAGAGAAAEPPPGRAGPGAARAPRPRPPGPAGPRPPRHRHAHRAGHAPR, encoded by the exons ATGacgggggtccctggggggggGGACAGCGCAGCCCCCCCCGAGGAGACCCCCAggggcagcccctcccccagcccggcc ggcagcccccggtgccgccgcccctccccccacAGCAGCGCCCCCCCAG GCCGGGGTCCccctttttgggggggggtctctGCGCCTGCAGGTGACCCTGGGCACCGTCACCGCCCTCCTGCCCGAAATGGGAGGGGCCCCCAGCCCCGCCCACCAGCGCCTGTGGGAGGAGCTCTGCAAGGCCACGCCCACCCAGCCTGGGACCACGCCCTGCCCTTCCCCCACCTCAG GCTCTCCGCGGGCGGGGCCCAGCTCTCTCTGTCCCGGGGGGCCGCGGGGGGGCCCCGGGGGGGGCTCCTCTCCCTTGCccgcctggagctgcaggaggagctgccggGGGCGGAGCCTGAGCGGATACAG GTCCTGCGTTTCCCCACCCCcccggccgccggccccgcccccgcccagCCCGTGCTCCGCCTCCGCTGgggcccgccccggccccgccccccccggAGCTCCGCCCCTGCCCAAG GGCCCGccccccccgctggagctggggctgcagctgagccccCCCCAGGCCGAGCTGGACCTGGGGCTGCTCGAGCGCCTCGGCCCCgccctccaggccctgctgggCCACGCCCACCGCGCCACAGACACGCCCACAGAGCGGGACATGCCCCCCGATGA